From a region of the Alnus glutinosa chromosome 1, dhAlnGlut1.1, whole genome shotgun sequence genome:
- the LOC133861958 gene encoding laccase-15-like — protein sequence MWFVLKVSSLQVLGILFVIGAFHSQACVRHTFVVKEAPYTRLCSTKNILTVNGLFPGPTLHVHKGDTIIVDVYNKGNYNITIHWHGVKQPRNPWSDGPAYITQCPIQPGGRFSQKIIFSTEEGTLWWHAHSEWWRATVHGAIIIYPKHGTSYPFPLPHAEVPIILGEWWKEDIEKIYNETLQTGGAPNVSDAFTINGQPGDLYPCSKPETFKLKVDQGKTYLLRLINAAVQEIHFFAIAKHNVTVVGIDGSYTKPLETSYVAISPGQTINVLLKANEQPDHYYMAARVYSGSPAVAFDNTTTTAVVQYNGNYTPSSPPSLPNLPYYNDTNAEVSFTRSLRSLADENHPIEVPINITTKLFFTISINTFPCPNNSCGGPNGTRLATSINNISFVDPSIDILQAYYYHVNGVFRTRFPDFPPLIFNFTAEYLPLYLETPKRGTKVKILDYNTTVEIVFQGTNLVGGNDHPMHLHGFSFFVVGSGLGNFDKDKDPLGYNLVDPPLQNTIAVPLNGWTTIRFKANNPGVWFMHCHFDRHMTWGMDMAFVVKNGKGPEAHIIPPPPDMPPC from the exons ATGTGGTTCGTCCTGAAGGTTTCCAGCTTGCAAGTCTTAGGGATCCTATTTGTGATCGGAGCCTTCCATTCCCAAGCTTGTGTTCGTCATACTTTtgtg GTAAAAGAAGCTCCGTACACGAGACTGTGCAGCACAAAGAACATCTTGACAGTTAATGGCCTGTTTCCTGGACCAACACTACATGTTCACAAAGGAGACACAATCATTGTTGATGTTTATAACAAGGGCAATTACAACATAACTATTCATTG GCATGGAGTAAAACAGCCGAGAAATCCGTGGTCGGACGGTCCTGCATATATCACGCAGTGCCCAATACAACCAGGTGGTAGATTTAGCCAAAAGATTATATTTTCCACAGAGGAAGGAACTCTATGGTGGCACGCTCACAGTGAGTGGTGGCGAGCAACTGTTCACGGTGCTATAATCATATATCCCAAGCATGGAACCAGTTATCCTTTCCCCCTTCCTCATGCAGAGGTTCCCATCATCTTAG GAGAGTGGTGGAAGGAAGATATTGAGAAGATTTATAATGAAACTCTTCAGACGGGAGGAGCACCCAATGTCTCTGATGCTTTCACCATCAATGGTCAACCGGGTGATCTTTATCCGTGCTCAAAACCAG AGACATTCAAGCTTAAGGTTGATCAGGGCAAGACCTATCTACTCCGCCTAATAAATGCTGCCGTGCAAGAAATACACTTTTTTGCCATCGCCAAACATAATGTCACTGTGGTCGGAATAGATGGCAGCTACACCAAGCCGTTGGAAACATCTTACGTGGCAATATCCCCCGGCCAAACCATCAACGTTTTGTTGAAAGCTAATGAGCAACCTGACCACTACTACATGGCTGCTAGAGTATACTCTGGCTCCCCTGCGGTTGCTTTCGATAACACAACCACCACTGCTGTCGTCCAATACAACGGAAACTACACGCCATCTTCACCTCCTTCCTTGCCCAATCTTCCTTACTACAATGACACTAATGCCGAAGTTAGTTTCACCAGAAGCCTTAGAAGCTTAGCCGATGAAAATCATCCCATTGAAGTCCCGATAAACATAACCACAAAATTGTTTTTCACAATTTCCATCAACACATTCCCATGTCCAAACAATTCATGTGGAGGGCCTAATGGGACACGACTCGCCACTAGTATCAACAACATAAGCTTTGTGGACCCCTCCATCGATATACTACAAGCTTATTATTATCATGTCAATGGAGTATTTAGGACTCGTTTTCCAGACTTCCCACCATTGATATTCAATTTCACGGCCGAGTACCTTCCGTTGTACCTAGAGACACCGAAACGTGGGACGAAGGTGAAGATACTCGATTATAACACGACTGTAGAGATTGTTTTCCAAGGCACGAATTTGGTGGGTGGGAATGATCATCCAATGCATCTGCATGGATTTAGTTTCTTTGTTGTTGGATCGGGTCTCGGAAACTTTGACAAGGATAAGGACCCTTTGGGATATAATCTTGTTGACCCTCCTCTTCAGAACACCATTGCTGTCCCCTTAAACGGCTGGACTACCATTAGATTCAAGGCTAACAATCCTG GAGTTTGGTTTATGCATTGCCATTTTGATCGGCATATGACATGGGGCATGGACATGGCGTTTGTAGTGAAAAATGGGAAAGGCCCAGAGGCGCATATCATACCACCACCACCGGACATGCCACCGTGTTGA
- the LOC133853130 gene encoding laccase-15-like — protein sequence MGLILKVFFLQVLGILFVGAFRSQARVRRHTFVVEEAPYARLCSTKNILTVNGLFPGPTLHVHQGDTIIVDVYNKGNYNITIHWHGVKQPRNPWSDGPAYITQCPIQPGGRFSQKIIFSTEEGTLWWHAHSEWWRATVHGAIIIYPKHGTSYPFPLPHAEVPIILGEWWKKDIEEIYNETLRTGGAPNVSDAFTINGQPGDLYPCSKPETFKLKVDQGKTYLLRLINAAVQEIHFFAIAKHNVTVVGTDGSYTKPLETSYIAISPGQTIDFLLKANEQPDHYYMAARVYSGSPAVAFDNTTTTAVVQYNGNYTPSSPPSLPNLPYYNDTNAEVSFTSSLRSLADENHPIEVPINITTKLFFTISINTFPCPNNSCEGPNGTRLATSINNISFVDPSIDILQAYYYHINGEFGTRFPDFPPLIFNFTAEDLPLYLETPKHGTKVKILDYNTTVEIVFQGTNLVDGNDHPIHLHGFSFFVVGSGLGNFDKDKDPLGYNLVDPPLQNTVAVPLNDWSTIRFKADNPGVWFMHCHFDKHMTWGMDMAFVVKNGKGPEAHIIPPPPDMPPC from the exons atggggttGATCCTGaaggttttcttcttgcaaGTCTTAGGGATCCTATTTGTCGGAGCCTTTCGTTCCCAAGCTCGGGTTCGTCGACACACTTTTGTG GTAGAAGAAGCTCCATACGCGAGACTGTGCAGCACAAAGAACATCTTGACAGTTAATGGCCTGTTTCCTGGACCAACACTACATGTTCACCAAGGAGACACAATCATTGTTGATGTTTATAACAAGGGCAATTACAACATAACTATTCATTG GCATGGAGTAAAACAGCCGAGAAATCCGTGGTCAGACGGTCCTGCATATATCACGCAATGCCCAATACAACCGGGTGGAAGATTTAGTCAAAAGATTATATTTTCCACGGAGGAAGGGACTCTTTGGTGGCACGCTCACAGTGAGTGGTGGCGAGCAACCGTTCACGGTGCTATAATCATATATCCCAAGCATGGAACCAGTTATCCTTTCCCCCTTCCTCATGCAGAGGTTCCCATTATcttag GAGAGTGGTGGAAGAAAGATATAGAGGAGATTTATAATGAAACTCTTCGGACGGGAGGAGCCCCCAATGTTTCTGATGCTTTCACCATCAATGGTCAACCTGGTGATCTTTATCCGTGCTCAAAACCAG AGACATTCAAGCTTAAGGTTGATCAGGGCAAGACTTATCTACTCCGCCTAATAAATGCTGCCGTGCAAGAAATTCATTTTTTCGCCATCGCCAAACATAATGTCACTGTGGTCGGAACAGATGGTAGCTACACCAAGCCATTGGAAACATCTTATATCGCAATATCCCCCGGCCAAACCATCGACTTTTTGTTGAAAGCTAATGAGCAACCTGACCACTACTACATGGCTGCTAGAGTATACTCTGGCTCCCCTGCGGTTGCTTTCGATAACACAACCACCACTGCTGTCGTCCAATACAACGGAAACTACACGCCATCTTCACCTCCTTCCTTGCCCAATCTTCCTTACTACAATGACACTAATGCCGAAGTTAGTTTCACCAGCAGCCTTAGAAGCTTAGCCGATGAAAATCATCCCATTGAGGTCCCCATAAACATAACCACAAAATTGTTTTTCACAATTTCCATCAACACGTTCCCATGTCCAAACAATTCATGTGAAGGGCCTAATGGGACACGACTCGCCACTAGTATCAACAACATAAGCTTTGTGGACCCCTCCATCGATATATTACAAGCTTATTATTATCACATCAATGGAGAATTTGGGACTCGTTTTCCAGACTTCCCGCCGTTGATATTCAATTTCACGGCGGAAGACTTGCCGTTGTACCTAGAGACACCGAAACATGGGACGAAGGTGAAGATACTCGATTATAACACGACCGTAGAGATTGTTTTCCAAGGCACGAATTTGGTGGATGGGAATGATCATCCAATACATCTGCATGGATTTAGTTTCTTTGTTGTTGGATCGGGTCTTGGAAACTTTGACAAGGACAAGGACCCTTTGGGATATAATCTTGTTGACCCTCCTCTTCAGAACACCGTTGCTGTCCCCTTAAACGACTGGAGTACCATTAGATTCAAGGCTGACAATCCTG GAGTTTGGTTTATGCATTGCCATTTTGATAAGCATATGACATGGGGCATGGACATGGCGTTTGTAGTGAAAAATGGGAAAGGCCCAGAGGCGCATATCATACCACCGCCACCGGACATGCCACCGTGTTGA